The following are encoded in a window of Armatimonadota bacterium genomic DNA:
- a CDS encoding glutaredoxin domain-containing protein: MKNIAVYSTPTCPYCRLAKDYLSEKGIEFTDYNVATDLEARNVMVQKSGQLGVPVIEIDGQVVIGFNKQKIEELIGS; encoded by the coding sequence ATGAAGAACATCGCAGTATATTCAACGCCCACATGCCCGTATTGCAGGCTTGCAAAGGATTACTTAAGTGAAAAGGGTATAGAGTTTACGGACTACAATGTCGCAACCGATCTTGAAGCGCGAAATGTGATGGTCCAGAAGTCCGGGCAGCTTGGCGTGCCTGTGATAGAAATAGACGGCCAGGTGGTAATAGGCTTCAATAAGCAAAAGATCGAGGAACTGATCGGCTCATAG
- a CDS encoding FAD-dependent oxidoreductase: MDKTHYDLIILGAGPAGMTAGVYAARKQLDTLIITENIGGQAMWSSCVENYLGYIYIPGTELVQKFEEHLKQFDVRLEYTRASRISLIEGGFKVDTADERTFFGRAVIVTTGKSPRLLNVPGEKEFTGRGLTYCATCDGPLFSGKVVAIVGGGNSGLDAAVQLMKICPKVYIIESTDKLRADEVMIDQVEQADNVEILLETSVKEILGETFVSSIIVEDHGTIKKLALDGVFVEVGLTPNTDFIKGLVELNKYGEIPVDCAGHTGIPGLYAGGDVTIVPEKQIIIAAGDGAKAALGAYSYIVRQPNITDWAKK; encoded by the coding sequence ATGGACAAGACTCACTATGACCTGATAATCCTGGGAGCCGGCCCCGCCGGTATGACCGCAGGTGTATATGCTGCGCGCAAGCAGTTGGATACGCTGATAATTACAGAGAATATCGGCGGCCAGGCTATGTGGAGTTCGTGCGTCGAGAACTATCTGGGCTATATATATATCCCCGGTACCGAACTGGTGCAAAAATTTGAGGAGCACTTAAAGCAGTTCGATGTCCGGCTCGAATACACCAGAGCATCCAGGATATCCCTCATCGAAGGCGGGTTCAAAGTAGATACGGCTGACGAGCGCACATTCTTCGGACGCGCAGTAATTGTGACTACAGGCAAATCGCCGCGCCTTCTGAATGTGCCTGGCGAGAAGGAGTTTACCGGCAGAGGACTGACATACTGCGCCACATGCGACGGCCCTCTGTTTTCTGGTAAAGTCGTTGCGATTGTCGGAGGAGGAAATTCGGGCCTCGACGCCGCAGTTCAGCTCATGAAGATATGTCCGAAAGTCTATATCATCGAGTCTACAGACAAGCTCAGAGCCGATGAAGTCATGATCGATCAGGTGGAGCAGGCGGACAACGTCGAAATTCTGCTCGAAACATCGGTCAAAGAAATTTTGGGCGAGACATTTGTAAGCAGTATAATAGTAGAAGACCACGGCACGATCAAGAAGCTGGCATTGGATGGTGTTTTTGTTGAGGTCGGCCTCACACCGAACACGGATTTTATAAAGGGTCTGGTCGAGCTTAATAAGTATGGTGAAATACCCGTGGACTGCGCAGGCCACACAGGCATTCCCGGCCTATATGCGGGCGGGGATGTAACCATAGTGCCGGAAAAGCAGATAATAATAGCTGCCGGTGACGGCGCTAAGGCGGCGCTCGGAGCATATTCATACATTGTCAGGCAGCCAAACATTACCGACTGGGCGAAAAAATAA
- the hemW gene encoding radical SAM family heme chaperone HemW → MHLNNAAPVRAAYVHIPFCLSKCHYCDFNSYPGMESHFDEYVHALISEIERSQDTPDKLDSVYIGGGTPTVLSASQLGDILSAISHRIGISENAEITIEANPGTVDECKLAQLREQNFNRLSIGVQSFDDDYLAMLGRAHDSKQAVDAYYCARRAGFDNISIDLIFAMPGQRLNHWENTLYAALGLEPEHISLYELTIEEGTKFGELCAQDEITLPEEDEQIAMYELAIAKTREAGFEHYEVSNFARSEYRCRHNQVYWRNEPYYGLGAGATSYVFGDRAVRIKDPEDYAAAIESGGDAITFSEHLTGRAYLAETLILSLRMIDGVDLDELSKKTNSDIIKEFAREIESLQSKELVELSDSRLRVTHKGLLLLNDISAELVNSTT, encoded by the coding sequence ATGCATCTTAATAATGCGGCTCCTGTGAGAGCCGCGTACGTACACATACCGTTTTGCCTCTCCAAATGCCATTATTGCGACTTTAACTCATACCCGGGGATGGAATCGCACTTTGATGAATACGTTCACGCTCTGATCTCTGAGATTGAGCGGTCACAAGACACACCTGATAAGCTCGACAGCGTATATATCGGCGGCGGCACTCCGACAGTCCTTTCTGCCAGCCAACTCGGCGATATTCTCTCTGCAATATCGCACAGAATAGGCATTTCTGAGAATGCTGAAATCACTATTGAGGCGAACCCCGGCACTGTCGATGAGTGCAAGTTGGCACAACTTCGCGAGCAAAACTTTAACAGATTGAGCATCGGCGTTCAGTCCTTTGATGACGATTACCTGGCAATGCTTGGACGAGCGCACGACTCAAAGCAGGCAGTGGATGCATACTACTGTGCGCGAAGAGCCGGGTTCGACAATATAAGCATAGACCTAATTTTCGCTATGCCCGGCCAGAGGCTCAATCACTGGGAAAACACGCTCTATGCGGCTCTCGGGCTGGAACCGGAGCACATTTCGCTTTACGAGCTGACAATAGAGGAAGGGACCAAGTTCGGCGAACTTTGCGCCCAGGATGAGATTACTCTGCCGGAAGAAGACGAACAGATCGCTATGTATGAGCTGGCAATCGCAAAGACTCGCGAGGCCGGCTTTGAGCATTACGAAGTATCCAACTTTGCGCGTTCTGAGTATAGGTGCCGCCACAATCAGGTCTATTGGCGAAACGAGCCTTACTATGGCTTGGGGGCAGGGGCGACAAGTTATGTGTTCGGTGATCGCGCAGTCCGCATTAAGGACCCGGAAGATTATGCTGCAGCAATTGAATCGGGAGGAGATGCAATCACATTTTCGGAGCATTTGACAGGCAGGGCATATCTTGCAGAGACACTCATCCTCAGCCTGCGCATGATCGATGGTGTAGACCTGGACGAGTTAAGTAAAAAGACAAACTCAGATATAATCAAAGAGTTTGCCCGAGAAATAGAGTCTCTTCAATCGAAAGAGCTTGTAGAGCTTTCTGACAGCCGCCTGAGGGTCACACACAAAGGTCTGCTGCTGCTCAACGATATCTCAGCGGAACTGGTCAACTCAACAACCTAG
- a CDS encoding TlpA disulfide reductase family protein has protein sequence MTNRRYLYAVIALIWTSLAACAANAQISTGIQAPDFTLPTLDGRTFTLSDCFKDQPSVVVMNIWATWSPLCKAEIPYLIDLQSKYQSNNNVTILGVALDQEKSKVDDLAKSLSINYTIALDYGGSKTGSSYKIGDLPMTCIIDKKGIIRYVHVSFPMRDESDQKKEIAKIEGEIKTLLDEK, from the coding sequence ATGACAAACAGACGTTACTTATATGCGGTTATCGCGCTTATATGGACATCTCTGGCAGCCTGCGCAGCAAATGCGCAAATAAGCACAGGCATACAGGCACCCGATTTCACACTGCCCACGCTTGACGGCAGGACTTTTACTCTCTCGGACTGTTTCAAGGATCAGCCCTCGGTTGTGGTGATGAACATCTGGGCGACATGGTCCCCATTGTGCAAGGCCGAGATACCTTACCTGATCGACTTACAGAGTAAATATCAGTCGAATAATAATGTCACCATACTAGGTGTCGCGCTAGACCAGGAAAAGAGCAAGGTTGACGATCTGGCAAAGAGTTTATCTATCAACTACACAATCGCTCTGGATTATGGCGGCAGCAAGACCGGCAGCAGCTATAAAATCGGCGATCTTCCGATGACCTGCATAATCGATAAGAAGGGCATCATTCGATATGTCCATGTCAGTTTCCCAATGCGTGATGAGAGCGATCAGAAAAAGGAAATAGCCAAGATTGAAGGTGAAATAAAGACCCTTCTCGACGAGAAGTAG
- a CDS encoding WD40 repeat domain-containing protein, whose protein sequence is MTGGKANKTYAALMLMAAILLVCCAVPGIIRTADRHHSTAVVGAAAGHTRVNMAWQTSTNKLTDLTFSSNGQYLAAVDCKSAVCVYNIAGKKQYISAVPGIDRVVICPDGSYSMAFSHLDRDNTTCTFLDNKGKICWDLRVNGAVWSADSCSIDGGARFVIGTGTKRVYVVDIGAHRKYYKWWTAPGAVVSLYVEPDGEDIIFGTWQDSSVERRSVDGRRAWHQDADLATLPNVEKLGVSGRLAVRYLPNNRCADGSYEIIGVGGREIARGSIDASEKTRVLFDPTGKYVCINYTEVIEHKGKSMIEKRTVLQDASGTRLWEKGSAFFQTDPILVTSKGEVLLRDANNAVFITGGSGTLKQVMKLQAKPLRCAYSKDGSLCALSCSDGSLHLLKLSR, encoded by the coding sequence ATGACCGGAGGAAAGGCAAATAAAACCTACGCTGCGCTAATGTTGATGGCGGCTATTTTACTGGTTTGCTGTGCCGTCCCAGGTATAATTCGCACTGCGGACAGGCATCATTCCACTGCTGTTGTCGGGGCTGCTGCAGGCCACACCAGGGTAAATATGGCCTGGCAGACCTCTACCAATAAATTAACAGACCTCACTTTTTCTTCCAATGGCCAATATCTTGCCGCCGTTGATTGCAAGAGCGCTGTATGCGTCTACAATATCGCCGGTAAGAAACAATACATATCTGCCGTGCCTGGAATAGACAGAGTTGTTATTTGCCCGGACGGCAGTTATTCCATGGCATTCTCCCATCTCGATCGTGACAACACGACATGCACTTTTCTGGATAATAAAGGGAAAATTTGCTGGGATTTGCGTGTCAATGGCGCTGTCTGGTCTGCGGACTCATGCAGCATTGACGGCGGTGCGCGATTTGTGATCGGCACGGGCACAAAACGCGTTTATGTCGTCGATATAGGCGCGCACCGCAAGTATTACAAGTGGTGGACCGCTCCCGGCGCAGTTGTTTCTCTGTATGTGGAGCCGGACGGCGAGGATATAATATTTGGAACATGGCAGGACTCATCTGTTGAGCGAAGGAGCGTTGACGGTCGGCGCGCCTGGCATCAGGATGCCGATCTTGCAACACTGCCGAATGTGGAAAAACTCGGCGTATCCGGCAGGCTTGCAGTGCGTTATCTTCCAAACAATCGCTGTGCGGACGGCTCATATGAGATTATCGGAGTGGGCGGACGTGAGATCGCGCGCGGAAGTATCGACGCGTCAGAAAAGACAAGAGTGCTGTTTGATCCGACAGGCAAGTATGTTTGCATCAACTATACCGAGGTGATCGAGCATAAGGGCAAGTCTATGATTGAGAAACGTACGGTGCTTCAAGACGCATCCGGCACGCGACTGTGGGAGAAGGGCTCTGCGTTCTTCCAGACTGATCCGATTCTGGTGACCTCAAAGGGGGAAGTCCTGCTCAGAGACGCAAATAATGCTGTGTTTATCACGGGTGGCTCCGGCACTCTGAAGCAGGTTATGAAACTGCAGGCAAAGCCGCTGCGCTGTGCTTATTCAAAAGACGGTTCGCTGTGTGCCCTGAGTTGTTCGGACGGCAGTCTACATTTGCTGAAATTATCCCGGTAA
- a CDS encoding response regulator transcription factor has product MSGEQGKEKYMAAVGIPDVHQDRSVRLTKRELEVLSLVIEGRSSKDVADALYVSKRTVDFHLANIYDKLQVSNRVQAFRRATRLGLIPLEATLSGN; this is encoded by the coding sequence ATGAGCGGCGAGCAGGGAAAGGAGAAATATATGGCGGCTGTCGGAATTCCGGACGTCCACCAGGACCGCTCAGTTCGGCTTACAAAGCGAGAACTTGAGGTTTTATCTCTCGTTATCGAAGGCAGATCCAGCAAGGACGTTGCCGACGCTTTGTATGTGAGCAAGCGGACAGTGGATTTCCACTTAGCCAACATATATGACAAGCTCCAGGTATCCAACAGAGTGCAGGCTTTCCGCAGAGCGACCAGATTGGGACTCATCCCTCTGGAAGCCACCCTGTCGGGGAACTAG
- a CDS encoding NEW3 domain-containing protein, with the protein MKRLYLFAIAAIYMGAMAVSNAWPAAITVNIAQKTAISDTNDLSIKPLRIEDSQIGLLVNSNILDPQDFMLKTPGLKEKYDIYVCGSYFGQRSAKQFADGVVFSIPGRVVHPDLMRCLNALKDKIKPEVDRLSKISGSEPMRVVWTLRQANDWVKSGIRSDESYRSLDIIINPSGHMLKKMPWRTRLDAEGTVKAISNSCWYLQKARARMYEVIKDPDLRNSAVVAMTPVTLTTNYVESKRQIVVKVVNDCNLPISGTITYAVPKGWKTDAKSPKFENLGAGKTYQAAIKLIAPSKDAQVASGIRIAANVTVTQDKYTAKVKLINSLDSTIK; encoded by the coding sequence TTGAAGCGTTTATATCTGTTTGCAATCGCAGCAATATATATGGGAGCAATGGCTGTATCAAATGCATGGCCTGCTGCCATAACCGTCAACATCGCGCAGAAAACCGCGATCAGCGACACTAATGACCTGAGCATAAAACCACTGCGCATCGAAGACAGCCAGATCGGCCTGCTTGTGAACAGCAATATTCTTGATCCTCAGGATTTCATGCTCAAGACCCCTGGTCTCAAAGAAAAATATGATATATATGTCTGCGGCAGCTACTTTGGTCAACGGAGCGCAAAGCAGTTCGCTGATGGAGTCGTGTTCAGCATACCCGGCAGGGTTGTGCATCCTGACTTGATGCGTTGTCTCAATGCGCTTAAAGACAAGATCAAGCCCGAAGTTGACCGCTTGTCCAAGATCAGCGGATCAGAGCCGATGAGGGTCGTGTGGACGCTGCGGCAGGCCAATGACTGGGTGAAGTCGGGGATCAGGAGCGATGAATCATACAGGTCACTCGACATTATCATAAACCCGTCCGGGCACATGCTCAAAAAAATGCCATGGCGAACCAGGCTGGATGCGGAAGGAACCGTCAAGGCCATCTCAAACTCCTGCTGGTATCTGCAAAAGGCCAGAGCCAGAATGTATGAAGTGATCAAGGATCCCGATCTGCGCAACTCAGCAGTTGTGGCTATGACCCCCGTAACCTTAACGACAAACTATGTGGAGAGCAAACGACAGATTGTAGTAAAGGTCGTCAACGACTGCAATCTGCCAATAAGCGGAACGATCACATATGCAGTGCCCAAAGGTTGGAAGACTGATGCAAAGTCTCCCAAATTCGAGAACCTGGGAGCCGGAAAGACATATCAGGCGGCCATTAAGCTGATTGCGCCGTCAAAGGATGCTCAAGTCGCCTCCGGTATCCGAATCGCCGCAAATGTGACCGTTACTCAGGACAAATACACAGCTAAGGTCAAGCTGATCAACTCTTTGGATTCAACCATAAAGTAG
- the sigH gene encoding RNA polymerase sporulation sigma factor SigH yields MMKNNYRGEGVQDQFQEERSLSQSRYAVLSDQDIVSIAQHGDERASEFLLYKYRSLVRTKVRSYFLMGAEKEDLLQIGMIGLWQAIVDYRPEKDISFLSFARICIERHVITAIKTATRRKQTPLNTSVSLEYPSEDSDSEWNLADILISDDTIDPEELVLKREDNYQLQDMLRRLLSDFEWQVLSGYQVGKSYREIACELRCKTKSVDNALARIKRKISCAPHTWPGITDNN; encoded by the coding sequence ATGATGAAGAATAATTATAGGGGTGAAGGCGTGCAGGACCAGTTCCAAGAAGAGCGAAGTCTCTCACAGTCGCGCTATGCCGTCCTGTCGGATCAGGATATCGTCTCCATCGCACAGCATGGCGACGAAAGAGCCTCTGAGTTTTTGCTCTACAAATATCGAAGCCTCGTAAGGACGAAAGTAAGATCATACTTCCTTATGGGAGCTGAGAAAGAAGACCTGCTGCAGATCGGAATGATCGGCTTGTGGCAGGCAATAGTCGATTACCGCCCCGAGAAGGATATTTCGTTCCTCTCATTTGCACGCATATGCATCGAGCGGCACGTCATCACGGCTATCAAGACAGCCACGCGCCGCAAACAGACTCCACTGAATACTTCCGTATCGCTCGAATATCCGTCTGAAGACAGCGACAGCGAATGGAACCTGGCCGACATCCTCATATCCGACGATACTATCGATCCTGAGGAACTTGTCCTAAAGCGCGAGGACAACTATCAACTGCAGGACATGCTCAGGCGTCTGCTTTCCGATTTCGAGTGGCAGGTGCTTTCGGGCTATCAGGTCGGCAAATCGTATCGTGAGATCGCCTGTGAGCTTCGCTGCAAGACCAAGTCGGTCGATAATGCATTGGCCCGCATCAAGCGGAAGATATCCTGTGCGCCTCACACTTGGCCCGGCATCACAGACAACAATTAA
- a CDS encoding MFS transporter codes for MQVIKKINSLSRDLKLLWTAILVLNFGFGIYSAVFYNFATESIRIRPEQLGYVEAVRELPGFLCVGVAALAAQIAEPLLGSMALFLMAIGMGAYAVVHGIPTLLVFSFIWSVGFHSWMPLQSSLVLNLARANIKGKRLGQTLCVSSMGALAGMLAVRIVGHGFTYPQWFVFGSCWILVAAFVMLPIRRDICHPDKPKLVFKSRYKLYYGLTFLEGCRKQVFMTFAVYALTKVYHTHLKTIALLMIINSVVNILGGPIVGKLIDRIGERYILMTSYSALILVFLGYALIHHEHVLFILYCLDNFFYLSTTCLTTYLQKIADPADLTPALSMGVTFNHAAAVLVPLIGGFLWAKLGYPVTFFGGTVVVAISLILASRVRAMPRAKTQ; via the coding sequence TTGCAAGTTATTAAGAAAATCAATTCGCTGAGCCGTGATCTCAAGCTCCTTTGGACTGCGATACTTGTGCTGAATTTCGGGTTCGGCATCTACAGCGCAGTGTTCTATAACTTCGCCACCGAATCTATCAGGATCAGGCCGGAGCAGCTTGGCTATGTGGAAGCCGTCAGAGAGCTGCCGGGTTTTCTGTGCGTGGGGGTCGCCGCACTGGCAGCGCAGATAGCCGAGCCGCTGCTTGGTTCGATGGCACTCTTTCTTATGGCAATAGGCATGGGCGCATATGCAGTCGTCCATGGAATCCCTACACTGCTTGTCTTCTCATTCATATGGAGCGTCGGTTTCCACTCCTGGATGCCCCTGCAGTCTTCACTTGTCCTGAACCTTGCGCGTGCAAATATCAAGGGCAAACGCCTGGGCCAGACACTCTGCGTATCGAGCATGGGAGCACTGGCGGGCATGCTCGCCGTGCGGATTGTAGGGCATGGGTTCACCTATCCGCAGTGGTTTGTGTTCGGGAGCTGCTGGATACTGGTCGCGGCGTTTGTTATGCTGCCTATCAGGCGAGACATCTGCCACCCGGACAAGCCGAAACTTGTCTTCAAGTCGCGCTATAAGCTCTATTACGGATTAACGTTTCTCGAGGGCTGCCGCAAACAGGTATTCATGACCTTTGCAGTTTACGCCCTTACAAAGGTCTATCATACGCATCTTAAGACAATCGCTCTGCTGATGATCATCAATAGTGTCGTAAATATTCTGGGCGGCCCAATTGTGGGCAAGCTTATCGACCGCATAGGCGAGCGTTATATTCTGATGACCAGCTACAGCGCGCTGATACTCGTCTTTTTGGGGTATGCCCTGATCCACCATGAGCACGTATTGTTTATTCTGTATTGCCTGGACAATTTTTTCTATCTGTCAACCACGTGCTTGACGACCTATCTGCAAAAGATAGCCGACCCGGCAGACCTCACTCCCGCTCTGTCAATGGGTGTGACATTTAACCATGCCGCGGCGGTGCTGGTGCCTCTTATAGGCGGCTTTTTGTGGGCAAAACTTGGATACCCTGTAACATTCTTCGGAGGCACTGTCGTTGTGGCGATTTCGCTGATACTTGCATCGAGGGTGCGGGCTATGCCCAGGGCTAAAACTCAATGA
- a CDS encoding NAD(P)/FAD-dependent oxidoreductase: MKTPRVIVIGGGAAGMIAAGRAAECGASVVLLEKGSKLARKVRISGKGRANITNTADLNEFIEAFSPNGRFLYGAFSRYFRDDLLDFLHKMGVETKEERGGRVFPVSDSASDVVEAFEKWISELGVRIKYNATAKSIDVEDGHVTGVKLYGGRMDADAVIIATGGASYPKTGSTGDGYHMSRDLGHTIITPRPALSALITKEDWIKDLQGLSLRNVEAALLMEIKGQDQPKKIASEFGEMLFTGNGVSGPIILTLSRHVASLLGKGRLIISIDLKPALSSEQLHQRLIRDFKQTRHLKNYLHELLPRLLVDVFVYISGLDGDKPVNSITAQERARIVDLLKDLRTEVVRMGPLDEAIVTSGGVCIKEIDPKTMMSKLVSGLFFAGEVMDIDAQTGGYNLQAAFSTGYVAGESAADYVGM, translated from the coding sequence ATGAAGACTCCACGAGTGATAGTGATAGGCGGCGGCGCCGCCGGTATGATAGCGGCGGGCAGAGCGGCTGAGTGCGGCGCATCGGTCGTGCTGCTGGAAAAAGGCTCAAAACTTGCACGAAAGGTACGCATCAGCGGCAAGGGTAGGGCGAATATCACCAACACAGCCGACCTCAACGAGTTCATAGAAGCATTTTCACCTAACGGCAGGTTCCTATATGGCGCTTTCTCACGCTACTTCAGAGATGATCTGCTCGACTTTCTCCACAAGATGGGTGTCGAGACAAAGGAGGAGCGCGGCGGACGAGTCTTTCCCGTATCCGACAGTGCTTCGGACGTGGTAGAAGCCTTTGAAAAGTGGATCAGCGAGCTTGGCGTGCGCATCAAATATAACGCGACCGCTAAGTCTATCGACGTAGAGGACGGCCATGTGACAGGCGTCAAACTCTACGGCGGACGGATGGACGCTGACGCGGTGATAATAGCGACAGGCGGCGCGTCATACCCCAAAACCGGCTCGACTGGCGACGGATATCACATGTCCCGCGATCTCGGCCATACGATAATCACGCCCAGACCGGCTCTTTCAGCTCTGATCACAAAAGAAGACTGGATCAAAGACCTGCAGGGTCTGTCTCTGCGCAATGTCGAGGCGGCTCTACTTATGGAGATCAAAGGTCAGGATCAGCCAAAGAAGATAGCTTCAGAGTTCGGCGAGATGCTCTTTACCGGCAACGGCGTATCCGGCCCGATTATACTCACACTCAGCAGGCATGTCGCATCGCTTCTCGGCAAAGGCCGCCTTATTATCTCAATCGATCTAAAACCGGCGCTATCAAGCGAGCAACTGCACCAGAGGCTCATCAGAGACTTCAAGCAGACCAGACACCTGAAAAATTATCTGCACGAACTGCTTCCCCGGCTGCTTGTCGATGTCTTTGTATATATCAGCGGTCTCGATGGCGATAAGCCCGTCAACAGCATTACAGCGCAGGAGCGTGCGCGGATTGTCGATCTGCTTAAAGACCTCAGGACCGAAGTGGTGCGCATGGGTCCGCTGGATGAGGCGATTGTGACATCCGGAGGAGTCTGCATAAAAGAGATCGATCCGAAAACAATGATGTCGAAGCTGGTTTCGGGATTGTTCTTCGCAGGGGAAGTTATGGATATAGACGCCCAAACCGGCGGCTACAATCTCCAGGCCGCGTTCTCAACAGGATACGTAGCCGGCGAGTCTGCCGCTGATTACGTCGGGATGTGA
- the tig gene encoding trigger factor, translating into MLVKQEQISPCEVELHIQVDAEKVDAAIDETYAKLGKSTNIPGFRKGKAPRVVLEHVLDQEAVKERAADILLKGAYMEALEESKLDPYAPADVDIVKFELGEPLEFKALVPLEPKVELGDYKGIEAERNVKAVTDDGVEGNIKDILERNTQFPDVYDREARVGDVVRVEMKDDSEPDAEMKSNVFDIGDALPEFNEGLAGMNPDEEKIISVTYPEDFQAEDLRGKTIAWKVKMCEIHEKVVPELTDEWVKENFAPEPKEGEEPVAEPIDTVEKLRAKVKSIMEESEAHAADDEVRNKVVDKVIENAKADFPGVLVNEGVEKRMEDLAEQLKKRKLTIDDFLKYRDIKIEDLRAEYQESAKKELKSSLVLGEIVTKEDIKVEDADVEEALQAMASENRVPVETIKAYVDRTKSMPDVRNRILTKKVIDFLVDASNIKNVG; encoded by the coding sequence ATGTTGGTGAAGCAGGAGCAGATCAGCCCTTGTGAGGTGGAACTGCATATCCAGGTTGATGCCGAGAAAGTTGACGCAGCCATTGACGAGACCTATGCAAAACTGGGCAAGTCGACCAATATTCCCGGTTTCCGAAAGGGCAAGGCTCCCAGGGTCGTTCTGGAGCATGTGCTTGATCAGGAAGCAGTCAAGGAAAGAGCGGCAGACATACTCCTCAAGGGCGCTTATATGGAAGCTCTGGAAGAGAGCAAGCTAGACCCGTATGCCCCTGCCGATGTCGATATCGTAAAATTCGAGCTTGGCGAGCCGCTTGAGTTCAAAGCACTCGTGCCGCTTGAGCCGAAGGTCGAGTTGGGCGATTACAAGGGTATAGAGGCTGAGCGCAATGTCAAGGCAGTGACCGACGATGGTGTCGAGGGGAATATCAAGGACATCCTTGAAAGGAATACTCAGTTCCCTGATGTGTATGACCGTGAAGCGCGAGTCGGTGATGTCGTTCGTGTCGAGATGAAGGACGACAGCGAACCGGACGCCGAGATGAAGTCTAATGTATTCGATATCGGTGATGCTCTGCCGGAGTTCAATGAGGGTCTTGCCGGTATGAACCCGGACGAAGAAAAAATCATCAGCGTCACCTATCCTGAAGATTTCCAGGCCGAGGACCTGCGCGGCAAGACAATTGCCTGGAAAGTCAAGATGTGCGAGATTCATGAGAAGGTAGTGCCCGAACTTACGGACGAGTGGGTCAAAGAAAACTTTGCTCCCGAGCCAAAAGAGGGCGAGGAACCTGTCGCCGAGCCTATCGACACCGTAGAAAAACTGCGTGCGAAAGTAAAATCCATAATGGAAGAGTCTGAGGCGCATGCGGCGGACGATGAAGTACGGAATAAGGTAGTGGACAAGGTGATCGAAAACGCGAAAGCCGACTTCCCCGGCGTATTGGTCAATGAGGGCGTCGAGAAGCGTATGGAAGACCTTGCCGAGCAGCTTAAAAAGCGCAAACTTACAATAGACGACTTTCTAAAATACAGGGATATCAAGATCGAAGACCTGCGCGCCGAGTATCAAGAGTCGGCGAAGAAAGAGCTCAAGAGCAGCCTGGTTTTGGGCGAGATAGTCACAAAGGAAGATATCAAGGTCGAAGATGCCGATGTTGAGGAAGCGCTGCAGGCAATGGCGAGCGAGAACAGGGTCCCGGTCGAGACGATCAAGGCTTATGTCGACAGGACAAAAAGCATGCCCGACGTCAGAAATCGAATTCTGACGAAAAAAGTTATAGATTTTCTGGTTGATGCTTCCAATATTAAAAACGTAGGGTAG
- a CDS encoding ATP-dependent Clp protease proteolytic subunit, whose amino-acid sequence MALVPMVVEQSARGERAYDIYSRLLKDRIIFIGTPIDDDIANLVMAQMLFLQKEDPDRDIELYINSPGGSVIAGLAIYDTMQIIKPDVATMCVGHAMSMAAVLLAGGAKGKRLALPNSRIMIHQGSAGFHGTPSDIDIVAKEVLRYKSLLVDLLSKHSGQPREKVEKDIDRDFYMSPEEAEEYGIVDKVLTATE is encoded by the coding sequence ATGGCGCTGGTACCGATGGTTGTGGAACAGAGTGCGCGAGGTGAGCGTGCTTACGATATTTATTCCAGGCTTTTGAAGGATAGGATTATCTTCATAGGAACCCCGATTGACGATGATATCGCTAACCTTGTGATGGCTCAAATGCTTTTCCTCCAAAAAGAGGATCCGGATCGAGATATAGAACTTTATATCAACAGCCCTGGCGGCTCAGTTATCGCGGGACTGGCGATATATGATACAATGCAGATAATAAAGCCCGACGTCGCGACCATGTGCGTGGGGCATGCCATGAGTATGGCCGCTGTGCTGCTGGCCGGCGGCGCTAAGGGCAAGCGACTTGCTCTGCCGAACTCAAGGATTATGATCCATCAGGGCAGCGCCGGTTTCCACGGCACGCCTTCGGATATCGATATTGTGGCAAAAGAAGTTCTTCGCTACAAATCACTGCTGGTCGATCTACTGTCCAAACACTCCGGCCAGCCTCGCGAGAAGGTCGAAAAAGATATTGATCGAGACTTCTACATGTCACCTGAAGAGGCTGAGGAATATGGCATAGTCGACAAAGTCCTCACAGCCACAGAATAA